In one Corallococcus sp. EGB genomic region, the following are encoded:
- a CDS encoding TIGR03885 family FMN-dependent LLM class oxidoreductase, protein MPLIGYHASHEQFAPSELLRLCQKAEAVGFQAALNSDHFHPWTEAQGQSGFAWAFMGAALATTGLSFGSVTAPGQRYHPAIVAQALGTLNEMYPGRAWMALGSGQYLNEAITGTGWPAKDLRNARLKECVDIMRALFRGETVTHRGLVTVEEAKLYTRPKDMPLLLGAAVTAKTARWVASWADGLITTARPPEQLRQVVDAFREGGGEGKPLFLKVQLSYARDEELAREGAYNQWASNIFANSVLTDLRTPAQFQEAADVVQPHDLDGPLRVSSSLQQHVDWLGEDLRLGFDRLYLHNVTREQDGFIEAFGEKVIPALTR, encoded by the coding sequence TCATCGGCTACCACGCGTCACACGAACAGTTCGCGCCCAGTGAACTCCTGCGCCTCTGCCAGAAGGCGGAGGCCGTGGGCTTCCAGGCCGCGCTCAACTCCGACCACTTCCACCCGTGGACGGAGGCGCAGGGACAGAGCGGCTTCGCCTGGGCGTTCATGGGCGCGGCGCTCGCGACCACGGGTCTGTCCTTCGGCTCCGTCACGGCGCCGGGCCAGCGCTACCACCCGGCCATCGTCGCGCAGGCGCTGGGCACGCTGAACGAGATGTATCCCGGCCGGGCCTGGATGGCGCTCGGCAGCGGCCAGTACCTCAACGAGGCCATCACCGGCACGGGCTGGCCCGCCAAGGACCTGCGCAACGCGCGCCTGAAGGAGTGCGTGGACATCATGCGCGCCCTCTTCCGCGGCGAGACGGTGACGCACCGGGGGCTGGTCACCGTGGAGGAGGCGAAGCTCTACACGCGCCCGAAGGACATGCCCCTGTTGCTGGGCGCCGCCGTCACGGCGAAGACGGCCCGCTGGGTGGCCAGCTGGGCGGACGGGCTCATCACCACCGCGCGGCCGCCGGAGCAGCTGCGCCAGGTGGTGGACGCGTTCCGCGAAGGCGGCGGCGAGGGCAAGCCCCTGTTCCTGAAGGTGCAGCTGTCGTACGCGAGGGACGAAGAGCTCGCCCGTGAAGGCGCGTACAACCAGTGGGCGTCCAACATCTTCGCCAACAGCGTGCTCACGGACCTGCGCACGCCCGCGCAGTTCCAGGAGGCCGCGGACGTGGTGCAGCCGCACGACCTGGACGGCCCGCTGCGCGTCTCCAGCAGCCTCCAGCAGCACGTGGACTGGCTGGGCGAGGACCTGCGCCTGGGCTTCGACCGGCTCTACCTGCACAACGTCACGCGGGAGCAGGACGGGTTCATCGAGGCCTTCGGCGAGAAGGTGATTCCCGCGCTCACGCGCTGA